From the Sphingobium yanoikuyae genome, the window AATGGCGGGCAGGCTGCCGAGCGTATGGAGCCAGCCCAGAGGCGTTATTCCAAACATGGTCTGTGTCTTTCTGTTGGCGGGGGATCGCCGCGCTTATGCGGCAAAGCTGGTGGAGCGGGACAATGCGCGCCATTGCTCGATCTCTGCTTCCATGGCGGCCATCTTGCCTTCGACCAGGCCCAACGCATCATCGCCCAGGAACAGGCGCATCGGTGGTGCCGGCGCGTCCACCAGCGCCAGCAAGGCCTGCGCCGCGCGCGCCGGATCGCCCGGCTGCTGCCCGCTCTTGGCCTGACGCGCCGCCCTTATCGGGTCCATGACCGCGTCATAGTCGGCTATGCTGCGCGGCGTGCGGTCCATCGACCGCCCGGCCCAGTCGGTGCGGAACTGGCCGGGCGCCAGCGCCGTCACATGAATGCCGAACGGCGCCACTTCCTTGCCCAGCGCTTCGGAAATCCCTTCCAGCGCGAACTTGCTGCCGCAATAGAAGCTGATGCCGGGCATGGTGATGAACCCGCCCATGGAGGTGATGTTGACGATATGCCCGCGCCGCCTTTCGCGCATGCCGGGCAGTACCGCCTTCATCATTGCCACCGGGCCGAACACATTGGCCGCGAACTGGCGCTGCAGATCGTCGATCGACGATTCCTCCAGCACGCCCTCATGACCATAGCCCGCATTGTTCACCAGCACGTCGACCGACCCGGCGCGCCGCTCGGCGTCCGCCACGGCATCCGCAATCGCGTCAAGATGCGTCACGTCCAGCAACAGCGGATGCGCCCGACCGGGCGCGAGCGCCGCAAAGGCTTGGGCATCCTTGGGGTTCCGCACGGTCCCGACGACGGCATGGCCGGCGTCCAGCGCGCCCTCGGCAAAGGCCCGGCCCAGGCCGGAACTGACGCCGGTAATCAGGAAAGTCTTGGGGATCAGCGCCGACATGGCCTACTCCATGATTTGAACATCAACTATATCATGATATAGATAGCAACATGACGTCCATCAAGCCCCCCTCGACCGGTTCGCGTGGTGAACCCGTGCGCAATCGTGTGATCGACGCGGCCGAACGCCTGCTGCGCGACGGCAAGGCGGAATTTTCGATGCGCGATCTGGCGACCGAAGCGGGCGTCAGTTTCGCCACGCCGTTCAACCAGTTCGGCAGCAAGGCCGCGATCATGCAGGCCCTGTCGGCGCGGCGGATCGCCACCGCGACCCAGCGCTTCGCGGACAAGCCGCGGCTCGACGATGCCGGCCGGCGTGTGCTGCTGGCGGTCGCCACGGTGGTCGAGCTTATGCTGGAAGAACCGCGCGTGAACCGGGCGGTGATGGGGTGGCTCGGCACGCCGGGGCCGACCCATGGCGAAGTGCTGGCGCAGTCCACCGCGCTGTGGACCCTGGCGATCGGTGCTGGCGAAGGCCTGGTTGAAGGACACCCGGCGCTGCCCGCCCTGGCACGGCATCTGGCCTTCGGCTTTCGCGGTGTGCTGTCCTTCTGGACGGCCGGTGAATTGCCTGATGACGAACTTGCTGCCAATGCCCGCGACGTGGCGAACGCCTTGCTGGGCGGCGCAGCCAGGCAGGCCTGATCGCCAAGTCCAGAGCGGGCGGCGCGCCTTAACCGTTCGCGCCCTGCTGTGCCTCGCGATAGGCGCGGGCGGACAGGCCCATGTTGCGCTGGAAGAAGCGGCTGAAATAGGCCGGGTCGGCAAAGCCGATCGAAAAGCCGATCTCGGCAATCGACAGGTTGGAATAGAGCAGGGCCCGCTGCGCTTCGAGCAGGGCGCGCTGGTCCAGCATCTGCGCCGGCGATCGTCCCGCCATCCGCGCGCAGGCGACGCGTAGCGCGGTCTGGCTGACGCCCAGCGCGGCGGCATGGACCGACACCGGTTCGCGCAGGCGGAAGCGCTGCTCGATCCGTTCGCGCAGCCGCGCCACGATCGACGCATGCGGTCCGGCGCGCGGGGCGGCATGGACGGCGGCGCTGCGATGGCGCAGCGCGGTGACTAGCAGCGACAGCATCGCCGCATCGACCGCTGCCCGGTGGCCCGGCGCCGACCAGCTGAGTTCGCGCATCAGATCGGCCACCAGCCGCTCGACCGGCGGCAATTGCGCTGCGCCCATCTCGATCGCGTCGGGCCGCTCGAACAGGCCGGCCAGTTCCGGGCCATGGCGGCCAAGATCCTGCAGATAGGCGTCCGCCATGGTGATGACGAAGCCGGCGGTCTCCTCCAGCCATTTGAAGCCATGCACGGCGGTGGCCGGCACCAGCAGGAAGCTGGGCGCGACGAAGCGCAGCTCCGCGCCATCCGCCTCCATCGCGCCGCCGCCCGAGGTGATGAGGAAGATATGGCTCAGCTCGCTATGGGCATGCGGTTTGATCGTCCATTCGCTGGGACGTGAGCGATCGTCCAGCGTTTCGACATGGACGAAGCCCTCCGCCACCAGCCTGTGGGGCTCACCATAAAGATAGAAGGTCGGAAAGGACTGTTTCGACATCGGCTATGGTCCCGTCGGGATGCGCTAAGGCTGATGAATTATCCAATTAATAGGCTGGTGCGCCCATGTCCATCGCCGGCCGTGCGGATACGATGGGCGCATCGGACAAACAGGGGCGCCGTCAGCGCGCCCGGATCATGAGAGGATGCGAATGCGCACCAGCATAGCCATTATCGGCGCCGGCCCGGCCGGCATGTTCCTGGCCCATCTGCTCGCGGCGGAGGGCATTGCCGCCGTCGTGCTGGAACGGCGCGACCGGACCTATGTCGAGGGGCGGGTGCGTGCCGGCGTGCTGGAACAGGTGACGACCGACCTGATGCATCGACTGGGCCTCGGCAGCCGGCTCGATCGCGAGGGGCTGGTCCATGGCGGCACCCAGATTTCGCTCGACGGTTCGCTGTTCCGCATCGACATGGCGGCGCTGACCGGGGGCAGCGCGGTCACCGTCTATGGCCAGCAGGAAGTGATGCACGACCTGTTCGAGGCGGCGCCGGAGCGCGGTGTCGAGATCGTCTGGAATGCGCAGGATGTGACGCTGGAGGGGCTGGACGGCGATCACCCGGTGGTCCGCTGGCGCCAGGACAGCGTCGCGCAGGAATTGCAGTGCGACTATGTCGTCGGCTGCGACGGCTATCATGGCGTCAGCCGCAACAGTATCCCCGCCCATGTGCTGCGCACGTTCGAGCGTGTCTATCCGTTCGGCTGGCTCGGCATATTGGCCGATGTGCCGCCCGCCGACCATGAACTCATCTACGCCAATCATGAGCGCGGCTTCGCGCTCGCCTCGATGCGCTCGCCCACGCGCAGCCGCTATTATATCCAGTGCAGCCTCGACGAGCAGGTCGAGGACTGGTCCGACGATCGTTTCTGGGACGAGCTTTGCCTGCGCCTTGGCCCCGACGCCGCATCGCGCGTCACCCGCGGGCCGAGCTTCGAGAAGTCGATCGCGCCGCTGCGGTCCTTCGTGTCGGAACCGATGCGCTGGGGCCGGCTGTTCCTGGCCGGCGATGCCGCCCATATCGTGCCGCCGACCGGCGCCAAGGGACTCAACCTCGCCGCGTCGGACGTCATCATGCTGAGCGAGGCGCTGGCCGACCATTATCGCGGCGGATCGGATGCCGGGCTGGATGGCTATTCCGCCCGCGCCCTGGCCCGCGTCTGGAAGGCGGAGCGCTTTTCCTGGTGGTTCACCTCGATCACCCACCGCTTCCCCGACATGGACGGTTTCGCCCGCCGCATCCAGGCCGCCGAGATCGACTATATTCGCGGGTCGCAGGCGGCGCAGCGGACGCTGGCGGAAAATTATGTCGGCCTTCCGCTGATGGCGGCCTGACGCCTCTGGCCGGGGCGGGGCTTTACCACCCCGCCGGATGCGGCCTAGACCAGGGCATGAGCGAAGAGAATGACGCGGGCCGCCCCGCAGCGACGATCGTGATCGTGCGCGACCGGCCGGGGGCAGCGCCCGACCTGCTGATGATGGAACGGGCCGCGACCATGGCCTTTGCCGCCGGTGCGCTGGTCTTTCCGGGCGGCGGCGTCGACGATAGTGACCGGGCGCTGGCCGCCAGTATGTCCAGCGATCTGGCCAGTGACGAGGTCGCTGCACGGATCGCGGCCATTCGCGAGACGATCGAGGAAAGCGGCCTGGGCGTCGGTCTGGCGGGGTCTGTCGATGCCGCGACCGTGTCGGCGATTCGCGCGGGCCTGCTCGGCGGGGCGCCGCTGGGCGATCTTCTGGCGCCGCGCGGCATCGCCCTGGCGCTGGATGCGCTGGTGCCGTTCGCCCGCTGGCACCCGTCTACACGGGAAAAGGCGATCCGCGTCTATGACACCCGCTTCTATCTCGCCCGCGCGCCACTGGGGCAGGAGGCAAGCGTCGACGCGACCGAGAATGTCCGCCTGTTCTGGAGCAGCGCCGCCGCGACCATCGCCCGCGCCGATGGCGGCGACGGGCATGTCATCTTCCCGACCCGCCGCAATCTGGAACGGCTGGCGCAATATGACAGTTTCGACGCGCTCGCCGCCCATGCCCGCAGCATCCCGGTGGAAAAGGTGCGCCCCTGGTTCGAGGAGCGCGACGGCGAGCCGCATCTCTGCATCCCGGCGCATCTTGGTTATCCGGTCACGTCGGAACCAATGCGGCAGGTCCGGCGTGGTTAGGGCATGCGCCGCCTTCATCTGACCCTTCGTGCCCTTGTCATTATCGCTGTCATCCTTGGCCTGCTCTGGGTCGGATACGCGCTGCTGCGCCAGCGACCGCAGGATCTGCCCTGGACCAGGCTGGACCTGTCGCAGCCGGTTGGCCTGTTCACCGGTCGCAAGCTTGCCGCCCTGACCGGGGAGCGGGCGCAATGCCTGGCGCTGCTCGACCGGGCGGGCATTGCCTATACGGCGATGAAGCCGGGCGGGGGCGAGGGGCAGTGCGGCTATGCCGACGCGGTCCGGCTGAAGGCGGAAAAGGGCATGATCGCCTTGTCACCCGCCGGGGTGGCGCCGTCCTGCCCGGTGGTTGCCGCCCTGCGCGTCTGGGAATGGCAGGTGGTGCAGCCCGCCGCCCAGCGCCTGTTCGGCCAGCCGGTGCGCTCCATCACCCATTTCGGCTCCTATAGCTGCCGGCGCATGTACGGTCGCAGCCAGGGGGACTTTAGCGAACATGCCACGGCCGACGCGATCGATGTCGCGGGATTCGTGCTGGCCGATGGCCACCGGATCAGCGTGGTCGGCGACTGGAAGGGGGAGGGCAAGGACGCCGCCTTCCTGCGTGAGGTGCGCGATGGCGCCTGCGACCTTTTCTCGACCGTGCTCTCGCCCGACTATAATGCCGCCCATCGCGACCATTTCCACCTCGATCAGGCGGAACGCGGTGCGACGGGCTGGCGGGCCTGTCGTTAGAACAATAGGCCCTTAATCTGAATCCGTTCGCTTCGAGCGAAGTCGAGAAGCGGTTTATGCTGTGCCAGCGTTTCTCGACCGGGCTCGAAACGAACGGATGTTGTTAGTGGGGATTACTGCCCGTAGCCGGCCTGCTTGGCGAGGCTGACGGCTTCGCGCGCGGCGGCGAGCAGGGCGCCGCTCTTGGCCTCGCATTCGCGCTGCTCATATTCGGCGGTCGAATCGGCGACGATGCCGGCGCCGGCCTGGACGTGCATCACGCCATCCTTCAGCACGGCGGTGCGCAGCACGATGCAGCTGTCCATATTGCCGTCCGGGCCGAAATAGCCGACGCCGCCGGCATAGGCACCGCGCGTTTCCGGCTCCAGTTCGGCGATGATCTCGCAGGCGCGGACCTTGGGCGCGCCCGACACGGTGCCGGCCGGGAAGCCCGCGAACAGCGCGTCGATCGCGTCCTTCTCCGGTGCCAGCCGACCGACCACGTTCGACACGATGTGCATCACATGGCTGTAGAATTCGACCGTATAGCTTTCGGTCACGGTGACGCTGCCGGCGCTGGCGACGCGGCCGACATCGTTGCGGCCCAGGTCCAGCAGCATCAGATGCTCGGCCCGTTCCTTGGGATCGTCGAGCAGGCTGGCGCGGTTGGCGGCGTCCTCGACCGCATTCTTGCCGCGCGGGCGGGTGCCGGCGATCGGCCGGATCGTCACTTCGCCATCGCGGGCGCGGACCAGGATTTCCGGGCTGGACCCGATCAGCGCAAAGCCGGGCAGGTCGAGATAATAGAGGAAGGGCGACGGATTGATCCGGCGCAGCGCGCGATAGAGCGCGATCGGCGGCAAAGTGAAGGGGCTGGTGAAGCGCTGCGCCAGCACCACCTGGAAGATGTCGCCCGCGACGATATAGTCCTTGGCGCGGTCGACCATCTGGGCGTAGCGGCCCGGTTCCAGCACCGGCGTCACGTCGATCTCGGCAATGTCGGCCGGGGCGGGCACGGCCGGCAGCGGCGCGGCCAGGCGCGCGGCGGTCGCGTCGATCCGTTCCAGCGCCTGCGCGATCGCCTTGTCGGCGTCGGCAGCCTGATCCTTCCACACCGGGGCGACCAGGAACAGGGCGTCGGCCAGGCGATCGAACACCAGGATGACGGTCGGCCGCACGAACAGCATGTCGGGCAGGGCAATGTCGTTGGCGGCGGGGCGGGGCAGCTTTTCGACCAAGCCCACCGTCTCATAGCCGAAATAGCCGACCAGACAGGCGAGCGCGGCCGGCAGGGCGGGGTCCAGATCGGCGCGGCATTCGGCGACCAGCGATCGCAGCGCCTGCAACGCATCCTGTTCGGCGGGGACGAAGGCGTCGCGATCGGTCGCCCATTGGCGGTTGATCTCGCCCTTTGCGCCCTCGGCGCGATAGACGAGGTCGGGGGCCAGGCCGATTAGGCTGTAGCGGCCACGCACCGCGCCGCCCTCGACCGATTCCAGCAGGAAGTCGCCCCGGTCCGGCTCGAACAGCTTGAGCGCAGCGGAGATCGGCGTGTCGGTGTCGGCAATCTGCCGCCGCCACACCAGACCCGAACGGTCCTGTGCCAGTGCCGCGCGAGCGACGGCCGTGCCGTCCACCATTCCCCCCTGCGCCGCCATCTTACTGCTCGCCGCTGTTGGTGGCGGACAGCGCCTTCTGGGCTTCGGCCACGGCGTTCGCCTTGCGGGTCACGCCCATGTCCTTCTCGATCGCGCGCTCGAACTGGGCGCCATATTCCTCGCCCACGACGTCGCCCAGCTGGGTGCGGACCTGGTTCAGCAATTCGGGCTGACCGGCGGCGTCACCACGCTTGATGGCGTTCAATTGCACTACGAAGGTGCCGCGATCCTGGCCGATCGGCAGGGTCTTCACACTGTTGGCCGCCATCGAGAAGAGGATGGCGATTTCCGCCGGCGGGCGCTGCTGGCCGCGCATCAGGTCGGCGCGACGGCCACCCACGACCTGCGGCGCCGGCAGCTTGACGCCGGCCTGGGCCAGCGCATCGGCCAGCTTGGTGCCCTTGGCGACCTTGGCGCGGATGTCCTCGGCAACCTTCTGCGCCTTCTCATAGCCCTGGCTCAGCTTGTACTGGGCCACGACCAGCGGCTTGATCTTGGCGAGCGGCGGCGGGGCGGGGGCGACGATGTCGCCCGGCGCGGCCAGCGCATAGCGCTTGTCGGCGGTGATCGGCACCAGCTGGGCATCATCGTCGGCGCTCATCGCGAAGACGGGGGCCAGCAGCGGCTGCAGGTCGCTGTTGGGCTGATAGGTCTCGTCCTCGACCTGCTTGCCGCTCGACACCAGCAGCGGCGAGGTTTCCAGCTTCAGGCCATTATCCTTCGCGACTTCCTCGAAGGTGCCGCCATTGGCGATCTGATCCTCGATCTTACCGGTGAAGTCGGTCAGCAGCTGCTTTTCCTTCTGGGTGCGCAGCGTCGCAATGATCTCATCGCGCACCGAAGCCAGCGCACGGGCCGGGACATTGTTGAGCGCGGTGACGCGCAGCACGATCCAGCCGAGCGAACCACGGACCGGGCCGACCAGTTCGCCCTGCTTGGCGGCAAAGGCGGCGTCGGCGACCGGCTTGGACGCGGTGGCGGCCAGCGCCTCGCGGCTCTGGTCGGTCAGGGTCGACACGGCAAGGCCCGCACCCTGCGCCGCGGCGGCCAGCGTCTTGCCGGCCTTCACCTGGTCGGCGATCGCCTTGGCGCCCGCCTGGGTCGGCAGCACAAGCTGTTCGACGCTGCGATTTTCCTTGGCGGCATAGGCCGCCTTGTTCTGATTGTAGGCGGCGGTGATTTCCGCCTCGGTCGGCTGGGCCGCCTGGGCGAAACGCTCACTGTCGATCACGGCATAGCGGATGCGGCGCTGTTCCGGGATGGTGTAGCGCGCGGCATTCTTCTTGTAGAAATCGGTAACCTGCGCGTCGGTCGGCTCCTTGGCGTCCAGGAAAGCGGCGGCCGGGATCGCGGCGATCGTGCCCTGGCGTTCTTCCAGCAGCAGCGACGCATAGGGCAGCGCCACGCTGTCGGGCAGCTTCACGCCCAGACCGACCGGGGCCAGCAGCTGGCGCTGCAGGATTTCGCGGCTGATATCGTCGCGCAGCGACTGTTCGCTGATCCGCTCGCGCTGCAGCAGGGCGCGGAAATTATCCTGGCTGAAATTGCCGGCGGCGTCCTGGAAGGCGGGGATCTGCGCGATCTGCGCATCGACCAGCCGCTTGCTGATATGGACGCCCTGATCGCTGGCGAACTGCTTGAGCGTCAGCGCGGCGACCAGCTGGTCGAACACCTGCTTGCCACCACCCTGGGCAAAGAAATCGCCGATCTGCATGCCCGGATTTTCGCGGCGCGCATTTTCGAACACGCGCTGGATGCGGTCCTGCAACTCGCTCATGCGCAGCTTGGAACCGCCGGCCTTTGCGACGGTGTCGCCGCCGCCCAGGCCAGTCCCGAACTTGCCGCTGGAAATGTCGCCCAGGATGAACGCCGCCGCGATCAACCCCAGAAAGAGGATCGCGAAAAAGGCGCCGAATTTGGAACGGATGAAACTGCGGAAGACAGAGAGCATGAGAATGTCCGGTTTTTATGCGGCGATATGGCGGCCCGCTTTAGGGGCGGATCGACCCGGCGGCAAGTGCGGCCGTGGCGGACGGTCTGGACAAATGCTGCATCGCCGTCCATCGGCTTGATTGCCTGAAAGCGGAACCAGGAGACGCGGTGCATGCCGTGGGGACCCGCTGCGGGCACGTGCAGCAATAATCACAAGGGGACTTGGACCGATGAGCAGGCGCAAGCTGGTGGTCGGCAACTGGAAGATGAACGGGATGCGCGCGCATCTCGACGAGGTGGAGGCAATCGGCAAGCTCGCCGCGCAGCATCCGGCGGTGGAAGTCGGGCTCTGCCTGCCGGCCACGCTGATCATGGCCGGGTCGCAGCTGAAGGGCGCGGCCTTCATCGGCGCCCAGAATTGTCATATGGAACTGAGCGGCGCCTATACCGGCTCGCTGTCGGCCGAGATGCTGATCGAGGCGGGGGCGACCTGGGTCATTACCGGTCATAGCGAACGGCGCGAGACGCGCGGCGAGACCAACGCCGATGTCGCCGCCAAGTCGGTCGCCGCCCATGCGGCGGGCATGAAGGTGATCCTGTGCGTCGGCGAAACGCTCGCCGTGCGCGATGCGGGCGATGCCGACGAAGTGGTCACCGCCCAGTTGCTCGCCTCGCTGCCCGAAGGCGCGAGCGCCGACTGGCTGGCCGTCGCCTATGAACCCATCTGGGCGATCGGCACCGGCCGTATCCCGACGCTGGAGGCGATCCAGTCGATGCACGCCACCTTGCGGGCTGCGCTTGCCAGTCGGATCGGCCAGGAACAGGCCGACGCCATGCGCATCCTTTATGGCGGATCGATGAACGGCGATAATGCCGCCGAGATCATCGCCCTGCCGGACGTCGACGGCGGCCTGGTCGGCGGCGCCAGCCTGTCGGCTGCCAAGTTCGAACCGGTGATCGCCGCCGCGGATTGATGCAGAGCGCCCTCTCTTCGTGCGGAAGAGGGGGCTTCTGGCTTGATGCGAGTCGGGCTCGTTGCTGGCTGTGCGTTGAAGGGGCTGGCTATCTTCACTCCGTTCGCCCTGAGCGAAGTCGAAGGGCGCTGCTGAGCGAAGGCGAAGCTATTGCCTCGCTCCGCTCGGCCGAGGGCTTCGACTTCGCTCAGCCCGAACGGTTCTTTCACTGTCCAGACTTGATTATATGGGCCATTGCAAGCCAACCGCAGCGCCTTCTGCACGCGGCCTCATCCGTGCCTTCGTTCATATCGACAGGCTCGCCGGTTGCCCCGGCGGCCCATCATCGCTATGTGCGCGCCAACGCATTCCTTCATTGGACAGAAAAGAACCCGCATGTTCACCTTCCTTCTCGTCGTGCAGGCGATCGTCGCTGCCCTGCTGGTCACCGTCATTCTGATGCAGAAGTCGGAAGGTGGCGGTCTGGGCGTCGGTGGCAGCCCGGCCGGGCTGATGTCGGCGCGCGGCGCGGCGGATTTCCTGACGCGTTCGACCACGATCCTGGCGACCATCTTCGTCCTGCTGTCGATCACCCTGGCGGTCATCGCCTCGGTCCGTCATGCCGGCGGCGACATCGACACCTCGCTGGTCAAGTCGGCTCCCGCCACGCAGGCCCCGGCGCCCGCGACCGGCAACGCCGACCCGCTGGCCGGGGCGGCCAGTGCCGCCGGCAATGGTTCGGCAGCGAACGGCGCAGTTCCGCTCGCTAACTGACCTTTTCGTCGTTCATCGCCATATTTTTTGCGAGCGTGCGGATTCGCGCGCTTGCTCAACTCGTTTGTATAAGGCTAAGCCTCTTCTCCCATGACGCGGTATATTTTCATCACCGGCGGCGTGGTCTCCTCGCTTGGTAAGGGCCTCATGGCCGCATCCTTGGCAGCGCTGTTGCAGGCGCGGGGCTATCGCGTGCGAATCCGGAAATTCGACCCCTATCTCAACGTCGATCCGGGCACGATGTCGCCCTATCAGCATGGCGAAGTCTATGTGACCGACGACGGGGCGGAAACCGACCTCGATCTTGGCCATTATGAACGCTTTACCGGCGTGTCGGCGCGCCAGTCGGACAACGTCACCCAGGGCCGGGTCTATCAGACCATCATCCAGCGCGAACGGCGCGGCGACTATCTGGGCGCGACTGTCCAGGTCATCCCGCACGTCACCGACGAGATCAAGGCGTTCGCCACGGCGGAGACCGAGGATCTGGACTTCGTGCTGTGCGAAATCGGCGGCACCGTCGGCGACATCGAATCGCTGCCCTTCATGGAAGCGATTCGCCAGCTCCATAATGATCTGGATCGCGGCCAGTCGATCTTCGTCCATGTGACCCTGGTGCCCTATCTCGCGGCGGCCGGCGAACTGAAGACCAAGCCGACCCAGCACAGCGTGCGCGAGTTGACCTCGCTCGGCATCCAGCCCGACATCCTGCTGTGCCGCGCCGAGCATCCGCTGCCCGAGAGCGAGCGCAAGAAGATCGCCCTCTTCTGCAATGTCCGTCCCGAGGCGGTCATTCCGGCGCTCGACGCCAAGAGCATCTATGCCGTGCCCGAGCAATATCATGCCGAGGGTCTCGACAATGAAGTGCTGCGCGCCTTCGGCATCACCGATGCGCCCGCGCCGTCGATGGACCGCTGGACCGATATCATGGATCGCCAGCTCAATCCCGAAGGCGAAGTGACGATCGGCGTGGTCGGCAAATATGTCGGCCTGCTCGACGCCTACAAGTCGCTGCACGAAGCGCTGCACCATGGCGGCCTTGCCAACCGGGTGAAGGTCAACATCAAGTGGATCGACGCCGAACTGTTCGAGAAGGGCGACGATCTCGCCGCCAGCCTCGAACCGATGCACGGCATTCTCGTCCCCGGTGGCTTCGGCGTGCGCGGGTCGGAAGGCAAGATCGCGTCGGTCAAGTTCGCGCGCGAACGCGACGTGCCCTTCTTTGGTATCTGTCTTGGCATGCAGATGGCCTGCATCGAAGGCGCGCGGAACACGGCGGGGATCGAGAATGCCTCGACCACCGAGTTCGGCGAGACCAGCGAGCCGGTCGTCGGCCTCATCACCGAATGGATGAGCAAGGAAGGCCTGCAGAAGCGCACTGCCGAGACCGATCTGGGCGGCACCATGCGTCTGGGCGCCTATCCGGCCAAGCTGGCGGGCAACAGCGTCGTCGCCGGTATCTATGGCAGCAACGACATCAGCGAGCGTCACCGCCACCGCTATGAAGTCAATGCCGGCTATCGCGAACCGCTGGAAAAGGGCGGCCTGATCTTCTCGGGCATGTCGCCGGACGGCACGCTGCCCGAAATCGTCGAGCGGCCCGACCATCCCTGGTTCGTGGGCGTGCAGTTCCACCCGGAACTCAAGTCCAAGCCGTTCGATCCGCACCCGCTCTTCGCCAGCTTCATCGAAGCGGCGGTCAAGCAGAGCCGGTTGGTATAAAAGAACGGGGCCGTAAGGCCCCGTTTTTCGTTTCAGGCCGCGTCGAACAGGTGCCGATATTGGCGCGGCTGGCAGCGCAGATATTGCGGCGCGGCCTTCACCGATGCGCCCAGATGCGCGGCGGCATGCCAGGGCCAGCGCGGATCATAGAGGATGGTGCGCGCGATCGCGATCAGGTCGGCGTCGCCGGTGCCGATGATCGCTTCGGCCTGCTCGAAGTCGGTGATCAGGCCGACGGCGATCACCGGCATGTCGACCGCCTGCTTGACCGCGCGGGCCAGCGGCACCTGATAGCTCGGCCCCACCGGAATATCCTGGCGCGGGTCGAGGCCGCCGCTCGACACATGGATAGCGCTGCAGCCGCGCGCTTCCAGCGCCTTGGCGAAAGCGATCGTCTGTTCGATGTCCCAGCCGCCATCGACCCAGTCGGTGCCCGACACGCGCATCGTCACCGGCTTGTGCGCGGGCAGGGCCGCGCGCACCGCGTCGAAAATCTCCAGCGGCAGGCGCATCCGGTTTTCCAGGCTGCCGCCATAATCATCGTCGCGCTGGTTGGAGAGCGGCGAGAGAAATTGGTGCAGCAGATAGCCATGGGCGCCGTGCAACTGGACCGCGTCGATGCCGATCGCGTCAGCCCGCTTCGCCGCCGCGACAAAGGCATCGCGCAGCCGCTCGATCCCGGCCTGGTCCAGCGCCATCGGCGCGTTGGTGCCCGGCGTGAAGGGCAGGGCGGAGGGGGCGACCGTCTGCCAGCCATTGACCGCGTCGGGCGCGATCTGCGCGCCGCCCTGCCATGGCACCTGCGTCGATGCCTTGCGCCCGGCATGGCCGAGCTGGATCGCGATGGGCATGTCGCTATGGCGCCGCACGCCGTCCAGCACGCGCTGCATCGCCGCCTGCGTGGCATCGTTCCACAGGCCGACATCGGCATGGCTGATCCGCCCCTCGGGCAGCACGGCGGTAGCCTCGATCGTCAACAGCGCCGCGCCCGACAGGGCAAGCTGGCCGAGATGGATGAGGTGCCAGTCGTTCATCTCGCCGTCGACGGCGGAATATTGGCACATCGGCGCGATCACGATGCGGTTGTCGAGGGCAAGGCCGCCGACATCGAAGGGCTGGAACAGCTTGGGAGCGCTCATGCAGGTCTCCAGAAGGGGGGAGGGGAGAGA encodes:
- a CDS encoding NADH:flavin oxidoreductase/NADH oxidase, translated to MSAPKLFQPFDVGGLALDNRIVIAPMCQYSAVDGEMNDWHLIHLGQLALSGAALLTIEATAVLPEGRISHADVGLWNDATQAAMQRVLDGVRRHSDMPIAIQLGHAGRKASTQVPWQGGAQIAPDAVNGWQTVAPSALPFTPGTNAPMALDQAGIERLRDAFVAAAKRADAIGIDAVQLHGAHGYLLHQFLSPLSNQRDDDYGGSLENRMRLPLEIFDAVRAALPAHKPVTMRVSGTDWVDGGWDIEQTIAFAKALEARGCSAIHVSSGGLDPRQDIPVGPSYQVPLARAVKQAVDMPVIAVGLITDFEQAEAIIGTGDADLIAIARTILYDPRWPWHAAAHLGASVKAAPQYLRCQPRQYRHLFDAA